A window of the Streptomyces griseochromogenes genome harbors these coding sequences:
- a CDS encoding Lrp/AsnC family transcriptional regulator produces MTVDELDTRILRLLLEQPRTSVREYARILGVARGTLQARLDRMERDGVITGTGPSLSPAALGHPVLAFVHIEVTQGHLDDVGDALAAVPEIVEAFSITGGGDLLARVVGRDNAHLEDVIQKLISLPGVVRTRTEVALRERVPHRLLPLVESLGRAARL; encoded by the coding sequence ATGACCGTGGACGAGCTCGACACCCGCATCCTGCGGCTGCTCCTGGAGCAGCCGCGCACCAGCGTGCGCGAGTACGCCCGCATCCTGGGCGTCGCCCGGGGCACGCTGCAGGCCCGTCTGGACCGCATGGAACGCGACGGCGTGATCACCGGCACAGGCCCCTCCCTGTCCCCCGCGGCGCTCGGCCACCCGGTCCTCGCTTTCGTGCACATCGAGGTCACCCAGGGCCACCTGGACGACGTCGGGGACGCGCTGGCGGCTGTGCCGGAGATCGTGGAGGCGTTCTCGATCACCGGCGGCGGGGATCTGCTGGCCCGGGTGGTGGGGCGGGACAACGCCCATCTGGAGGACGTGATCCAGAAGCTGATCAGCCTGCCGGGCGTGGTGCGCACCCGCACCGAGGTGGCCCTGCGTGAGCGCGTGCCGCACCGGCTGCTGCCCCTGGTCGAATCACTCGGACGGGCGGCTCGCCTCTGA
- a CDS encoding HAD family hydrolase produces the protein MSTFGSLAVIFDLDGTLVDSEPNYYEASRQTLAEHGVPDFGWAEHESYVGVSTPESVALWRERYGLRAPLKELLDATNRRYLELARAHTPAYPEMRKFVELLAAEGVPLAVASGSCPEAIEAILAGTGLDAFLRTMVSADDVTHGKPAPDVFLEAARRLGAHRADCVVLEDAAPGAAAAHAAGMRCIAVPYVAAQADSPEFATADLLVRGGQAEFTAQSAYAWLRDSATSA, from the coding sequence ATGAGCACGTTCGGCAGCCTTGCGGTCATCTTCGATCTCGACGGAACGCTGGTGGACAGCGAGCCGAACTACTACGAAGCGAGCCGGCAGACCCTCGCCGAGCACGGCGTCCCGGACTTCGGCTGGGCGGAGCACGAGAGCTACGTCGGGGTCAGCACCCCGGAGTCGGTCGCGCTCTGGCGCGAGCGCTACGGCCTGCGCGCCCCGCTGAAGGAGCTTCTGGACGCCACGAACAGGCGCTATCTGGAGCTGGCCCGCGCGCACACGCCCGCCTACCCCGAGATGCGGAAGTTCGTGGAGCTGCTGGCCGCCGAGGGCGTTCCGCTCGCGGTGGCCTCCGGCTCCTGCCCCGAGGCCATCGAGGCCATCCTCGCCGGGACCGGTCTGGACGCCTTCCTGCGCACCATGGTCTCGGCCGACGACGTGACCCACGGCAAGCCGGCCCCCGACGTGTTCCTGGAGGCGGCCCGGCGGCTCGGCGCGCACCGGGCCGACTGTGTGGTCCTGGAGGACGCGGCACCGGGCGCGGCCGCCGCCCACGCGGCCGGGATGCGCTGCATCGCCGTCCCGTACGTGGCCGCCCAGGCGGACTCGCCGGAGTTCGCCACGGCCGACCTGCTCGTGCGGGGCGGCCAGGCGGAGTTCACGGCGCAGTCGGCGTACGCGTGGCTGCGGGATTCGGCCACCTCCGCCTGA
- a CDS encoding MFS transporter: protein MTTVQARPAPDVRRWKALGVCLTAGFISLLDTSIVNVALPSMEHGLGASEAAQSWVVSGYALTFGLALVPAGRLGDMRGRRQAFLLGLAVFTVASAACGLAPTASWLVLFRLIQGTAAGMVAPQTSGLIQQMFQGAERAKAFGLLGSVIGVSTAVGPLAGGLLIDSVGTDDGWRWVFFVNLPIGVAALVAGLRLLPRFPAARGRREEFDLFGVLLLGSAVLALMLPLVQEQQWTGRLKWSLMPVAVLLLAAFWAWERRQGRRGRAPLVDLDLFSLRSFTLGALISLTYFAGFTTVFFVYTLFLQNTVGYSALAAGVSVLPFAAASAVGAAIGGRLVVRHGRKLVAIGLSGVAVGLLGVVVAVELVPGQGVGWATALPMIVGGIGSGITVSPNTTLTLTRVPVHRAGAAGGVLQTGQRVGSAAGIAVVGAVYFAHQANHGHSVTAIQLGLLTAVGIIMIALVLAIADLRERQVRPEAEAAGGPVLRGSEEGGTEEPVRRG, encoded by the coding sequence ATGACCACAGTCCAGGCCCGGCCCGCCCCCGACGTGCGGCGGTGGAAGGCGCTCGGGGTCTGTCTGACAGCGGGCTTCATCTCGCTGCTCGACACCTCGATCGTGAACGTGGCACTGCCCTCGATGGAGCACGGACTCGGCGCCTCCGAGGCCGCCCAGTCCTGGGTGGTGTCCGGGTACGCCCTCACCTTCGGTCTCGCGCTCGTGCCGGCGGGACGCCTGGGCGACATGCGCGGGCGGCGCCAGGCCTTCCTGCTCGGGCTCGCCGTGTTCACGGTGGCCTCGGCGGCGTGCGGGCTCGCGCCCACCGCCTCCTGGCTGGTGCTGTTCCGGCTGATCCAGGGCACGGCGGCGGGCATGGTCGCACCGCAGACCTCAGGGCTGATCCAGCAGATGTTCCAGGGCGCGGAGCGGGCCAAGGCCTTCGGCCTGCTCGGCAGCGTCATCGGGGTCTCGACGGCGGTGGGCCCGCTGGCGGGCGGCCTGCTGATCGACTCCGTCGGCACCGACGACGGCTGGCGCTGGGTGTTCTTCGTCAACCTGCCCATCGGGGTGGCCGCCCTCGTCGCGGGGCTGCGGCTGCTGCCCCGTTTCCCGGCCGCCCGGGGAAGGCGGGAGGAGTTCGACCTGTTCGGGGTGCTGCTCCTCGGCTCGGCCGTGCTCGCGCTCATGCTGCCCCTGGTGCAGGAACAGCAGTGGACCGGACGGCTGAAGTGGTCGCTGATGCCGGTGGCCGTGCTGCTGCTGGCCGCCTTCTGGGCGTGGGAGCGGCGTCAGGGGCGGCGCGGGCGGGCGCCGCTGGTCGACCTGGATCTGTTCTCCCTGCGGTCCTTCACGCTCGGCGCCCTGATCAGCCTGACCTACTTCGCGGGCTTCACCACGGTCTTCTTCGTCTACACGCTGTTCCTGCAGAACACGGTCGGCTACAGCGCGCTGGCGGCCGGTGTCTCGGTGCTGCCCTTCGCGGCCGCCTCCGCGGTGGGCGCCGCCATCGGGGGCCGGCTGGTGGTGCGCCACGGCCGCAAGCTCGTCGCCATCGGTCTGAGCGGGGTCGCGGTGGGGCTGCTCGGGGTCGTCGTCGCGGTGGAGCTGGTGCCCGGGCAAGGGGTGGGGTGGGCCACGGCGCTGCCGATGATCGTCGGGGGGATCGGCTCCGGCATCACCGTCTCGCCCAACACGACCCTCACCCTGACCCGCGTCCCGGTGCACCGTGCGGGGGCGGCCGGCGGGGTGCTGCAGACGGGCCAGCGCGTCGGCTCGGCGGCCGGGATCGCCGTGGTCGGCGCGGTGTACTTCGCGCATCAGGCCAACCACGGCCACTCCGTCACGGCGATTCAGCTGGGGCTGCTCACGGCCGTGGGGATCATCATGATCGCGCTGGTGCTGGCGATCGCCGACCTGCGGGAGCGCCAGGTGCGTCCGGAAGCGGAGGCTGCCGGCGGCCCGGTCCTGCGCGGTTCCGAGGAGGGCGGGACGGAGGAGCCGGTCCGGCGGGGCTGA